CAGTCCCCAAATAAAGCCCTCTTTTTCACAGATCGAGACGCAGTGGTCAAAGTAATCAAGTGCTTCGTCGAATTTTCCCTGCCAATGGAGCAGTTCCCCCCGATAGTTCCACGCTGCGAGCAGCCCAAGGGTGTAGGGACGACCGACCTCCGATAGCCCCTCGAAGACCTCTATAGACCTGAGGTATATCCTCTCCGCTGCGTCGAAGTCCCCCATAAGCTGTCTTGCTACCCCTGAGAATCTGAGAGCCGTTCCAAGATAGTGGTCCATGTTCATCCTTTTCGACTTATGGATCATCTCTCTTGCGAAGGGTTCTATAAGCTTGTGGTTGTCGGTCTGGACTCCGTGGTAGCAGAGGTGTTTGAGACACAGTAGCCCTAGGTCATCATACCCCCTCTCCCCTGTCAGCCGCAGGGCACGATTGATTATGTTTCGGCCCTCTCTGTACTGGCCCCAGGCGACCATATACCCTCCTTTAAGCTCAAGGTAAGAGGCCTCCATCCTCAGAAGGTCCATGTCGGAGGATCCTTTGACGTTTAGTTTGTGAAGTAGCTCTCTGACCTGTTCCAGTCTGGTCTCAGTGTCCGCTCTATCGCTGAAGGGGCTGGAACAGGACCTCAAAACCTCATCTTTAAGCAGGGGAAAGAGCTCGTGGTTCAGGGTTATGTGTAGGCCCATCTCCTGAAGGTGGAGGGATAACTCCTTTTCCTCCAGCCCAGCAGCCTCGTAATGGTGATAAAGCTGGGAGCTTATCTGTGGGGTCCACCTCTGTCTTGAATAGTATCCCTCCAACAGAGAGGCCGCTTTTTTATGAAGCTCGTTTTTCTTAAACTTTGGCATGGAGTTGTATATGTATTCTTTTATTTGTGCGTGATGGAATAATATCAGAGAGTTTTGCCCGTTGATTTGAGAGCTTTCTTCGAGAAGTCCCATATCCAGAAGAGATTCGGCTGTTTTTGATGTGACCAGAGGATCTTTGGATATTATTGAACTTATTTCCTCCAGGTAAGCACCTTGTGAAAATACCGATAGAATTTCCAGAAAAAGCTTTTGATCTTCGCTCAATGTCTCGCATCTATTCTCTATGACGCCCCAAAGGCTTTCCTTGTTGGGCCTTTTGCCCTGCTCATCGAAAGACCTTATATATTCAACTAGAAACAGAGGTATTCCCTGGGTATCCCTGTATATAGAGTTTTTGCCAAGGGACTTTAGATCTTCTTCTTTTATAAAATGGCGACAAAATTCATCTGTTTCACCTGGAGAAAATGGATGTAGAGGTATTTCGACAAGGTCTAAACTGCCTGTTGAGCTATGCTGTTTTATTAAAGATCTGGCTTTTTTGCCTTCAGATATCCTGCTGGTCATATATACGTCCATTCTCGGGGGAATCTTGTCGAGAAGTCCTTCCGTAAGGCTTAGAGACATCTCGTCAAACCACTGGATGTCCTCTAACACTAGGCTTATGTGTCTATCCTTAAAGGCTGTGGATAGCATCTCCCCCAGTATATGTCCTAAAGTTATGGGGTTAGGCTCGGAGAAGAGATGGGATATTTCAAGGGTTCCAGTCGTTCTCCTCCCCTTTAAGAGGTCAGGGAAGATGCCCGACAAAAGAGATATTTTTACGGTGTCTATCCCAAGTGCGGCTATATCTACTTGGGATGAAAAATCCTCCATAAAACGACTCCAGGATGAAAGTGGAATAGTCTTTATGGTGTCATGGCCTTTTGCGTATAAGGTGATTTCCTTTTCCTGTCTTTTCAGCGAAAGGACCTGTTTAACGAAGCTGCTCTTTCCTATGCCAGCTTCACCATAGACGCTAACACAGACCGGGACCTCCCGCCACATGGATATTACAGGTATTACCTTTTCAAGCTCTCTCTCTCGACCGAAGAAGAAGCTCTTTATGTTGGCTATGGTGTTAGCCTTTTTAGTTTTTTGAGATGTTATTTTTAAGACGAAATGCTCTGCTCGAGAGCTGGGCTTTATATTCAGGTCTTCAGCTATTTTGGCTTGAAAGGAAGAAAAAAGGGACAACGCTTTAGGTAGCTCCCCGCCCTCGAAGTACAGCTCCATTAACTCAAGACAAGAGTCCTCATCGTAGGGGTCTAGCTCTAGAACTGCCTTTAGTGTTCTTCGACATTCCTCCAGATCTGATTCCTCGTAGGCTTTAGTAAGCCGCTGTTTCAGACGGTTGATTAAGGTTTCCTTCATTCGCGTTCTTTCTTTGGATAGCCACAGGGAGAATTCGTCCGATTCCGGGACCTCAAACCCCGCTAGAAACTCATCGCATAGGTTTCTCCAATCTTTAAAAGTAAGGTCCTCTATCCTATCCAGATTGTCCAAGTCGGATGAGTAGGATCCCTCCCTCAGGGAAACGCTTCTTCGATCGGCAGCGATAACCTTTTCCGACAGTATTTTTCGTAGTTGATACAGGGCATTTCTAAGGTTGTTGCTGGCTGATTCCTCAGTTCGATCTCCCCAGAGGAGGTTGGATAGCTGTTCCCTGGTGGCCTTCCCCTCTGTAGCGAGAAAATACAGGAGGGCCTCGGTCTTTTTCAGCGTTACATCGATTCTTTCGGATCCATTGAATATCGAAGGAGTTCCAATAAGTTTAAAAAAAATCCTCAACTGACAAGCCTCCCCACCAAAAAAACTAAATGTTAGATTGTGCCGTTTATCTTATCACAGCTTCACCATCAATTTGTCGACGCTATCGCTTTAGCTGGTTGATGGTTCCTTGATATCTCCCCAATATACTGTGGTCAAAGGTTAGGGACACATACAGTTATCAAGACATATTTAGAGGAGGTCTTTTATATGGCTGGTACAGCAGAGATACTTTACGACGTAAAGGCACAGCGTGGAGATACCCTTCGTTGCAAGGGGTGGCGTCAGGAGACCATCCTTAGGATGCTCGAGAATAACATGGAGAACGCCGAGCATCCCGAGAAGCTCATAATCTACGGAGGAAACGGCAAATGTGCCCGAAACTGGGAGTCCTACCACGCCATAGTTAAATCCCTTAAGGAGCTTGAGGACGACGAGACTCTTGTGGTCCAGTCCGGTATGCCTGTGGCAATATTCAAGACCCACAAATACGCTCCTGTCGTCGTAATGGCCACCACCAACATCATGAAGGCCGACTGGCCGACTTTCTATGATCTAGAGGCCAAGAATCTGACGATCTACGCCCAGTATACCGCAGCTCCATGGGAGTATATAGGCACTCAGGGAGTTATCGAGGGTACCTTTGAGACCCTTGCCGCTGTAGGCATAAAGCACTACGACGGCAGCCTCAAGAACAAGATATATCTCACCGCAGGAGCGGGCGGAATGGGCGGAAACCAGACCTGGGCCATGAAGATGCACGGTGGTGTGGCAATAGTCGTTGACGCCGACGAAAAGATTCTTCGTCGGAGGATGGATAAGGACTATATGGACGTCATCGTCTACTCCATGGACGAGGCTATCGAGCTAGCCAAAAAGTCGGTGAAAGAGGGCAAGCCGCTCGGCATAGGCGTAGTCGGAAACGCCGCTGACTGTTTCGAGGAGGCCTACGAGAAGGGATTCATGCCCGACGTCATGAGCGAGATGTGCCCCTGTCACGACCCTGTGTCCTATATCCCCTCGGGCTACAGCGCCGAAGAGGCCAGAGAGCTGAGAAACAGCGACATGGACTCCTACATGGAGAAGGCAAGGGACACCATGGTGCGCCAGCTCAAGGTCATGCTCAAGTATCTCGACAAGGGAGTTCCCGTCTTCGAGTACGGCACCAGCATTCGCAAGGAGTGCGTCGATGCAGGGATGAATAAAGACGATGCTATGAGACTTCCCGCCTTCGTCGCCGACTATATTCGCCCCCTGTTCTGCGAAGGCCGTGGCCCTTTCCGCTGGACCTGTATATCCGGAGATCCCGCAGACCTGGACAGGACCGACAAACTGGCACTGGAGCTCTTCGGAGACGATCCTATCGTTGGACGGTGGATTCGCCTCGCCCACGAGCATCTTCCGATAGAGGCCCTTCCCGCCCGTATCTGCTATATGGGCTTTGGACAGAGAAAGAAGTTTGCCCTTGCCGTAAACGATCTGATCAAAAAAGGCGAGATAAAGGGTCCTGTGGCTTTCTCCAGGGATAACCTGGACTCCGGTTCCATAGTGAACCCCACCTTCGAGTCCGAGAGGATGAAGGACGGTGGAGACCTGATCTCCGACTGGCCGATGTTGAACGGACTGCTCAACGCCTGCGGCATGTGCGATCTTATAGCCATACAGGCCAACTACTCCATGGGCGAGGCGGTTCATACCGGAGTAACCCAGATCGCCGACGGAACCGATGATGCCGACATAAGGCTTGAGGTCGCCATGACCGTCGACTCGGGTATAGGCGTCATCCGTCATGCTCAGGCTGGATACGATATCGCCAAAGACGTCGCCAACGGTGTTGGAAAACTCACGAAGGAGAGCATAAAGGTTCCCCTCTGGTGGGAGCCAGCTGACAAGGTCACCTTCGGCCCTGACGGCAGCGATAAACTTTAGAACTGGATAGCCCTTTAAAAGTCAGGCCTTCTCCCTGGAGGCCTGACCTTTCTTAAGGAGGGGTGGGGTAGTGAAAAAAAACGCAGATCTTTTTGTCCTAAACGCTAAGCAGCTTATACGTTACTCCAACAGCAAAGGCGATTCGTTGGAGGTCCTTGAGAACGGGGCCTTGGCTATAAAGGACGGACGTATTCTGGCCATAGGTGATACCGAGGAAATAAGAGGGGCTTTTGCTCTGGACGAAGGTGTCGTCGTAGACGCTTCGGGAAAGGTGGTGGTTCCTGGTTTTGTGGACTGTCACACCCATCTGGTCTTCGCTGGCTCCAGAGTGGACGAATATTCGGGGCGGATCCAGGGCTGGAGCTCCGAGGAGTTCAAAAAACGGGGAATAAAGACCGGCATTATGGCCACCGTCGATTTGACCAGAGATGCCACAAAAGAGGGCCTGTTTGACCAGTCATCGGATAGGTTAAAAAACATGATCTTAGCCGGAACCACCACGGTTGAGAGCAAAAGCGGCTACGGTCTGTCCTTAGAGTCCGAACTGGCAATGCTTGAGGTAAACCGCATGCTCCGAGAGGCTTTTCCAGTCCGGGTCGTCTCCACCTTCTTAGGGGCTCACGGCTGGCCGGAGGATATCCCAAAAAAATCCTACATGGAGCTTCTCAAAAAAGAGATGATACCCGCCGTTTCGGAGAGAGAACTTGCGAACTTTTGCGATATCTGGTGCGACGACGGACATTACACCGCCGAGGAATGTCGGGAAATACTGGAAGCAGGTCTTCGTCACGGCCTTAGGCCCAAGATCCATACAGGGGCCTATTCCTATATAGGCGGTGCCGATCTAGCCGCCGAGATGTCCATGGTTTCCGCGGACCATCTTAACTACACCCCTAGAGCGGCCCTCAAAAAATTGGCGCAGGCCGACGTGGTAGGGGTTCTCCTGCCCGGCATAGACTTCGCCGTCGATCATCCTAATCCTTTTGATCCCGGTCCTATGGTGGAGGAGGGCCTTTCACTTGCTTTGGCCACAAACTGTTGCCCCGGCTGTTGGTGTGAATCAATGCAGTTCATAATGTCCTTGGCCTGTCGAAGGCATCGGCTGTCCCCGGGAATGGCCCTGAAGGCCGCGACCTTAGGAGGGGCCATGGCTCTGGGCCTAGACGACGAGATCGGATCTATTGAGGTCGGAAAGGTCGCCGATTTGCAAATTTGGGGAGTTTCCAGGTTCGAGGATGTCGTATATCGACTGGGTGGAAACGTGGTGGATAAGGTTATCAAAGACGGCAGGGTTATAGTCGATAGAGGGATTTTACTGTAGGGAGATGATCTGTATGTCGCTGTATTCCGTTTTAGACGATGTGATGGATTCCAACAACTTTACCGTAGGTGGTGGCTCCGCTTCGGCCATAGCCGGTTCCATGGCCGCCGGCCTGATCAGCATGGTGTCCAGGCTTTCAATCGGAAAGGATTATGGTCTCGATGATCAGCGTTATGAGGAAATATCGAAAGAACTCGACCAGCTCTGTAAGGATCTGGCCTCCGGCTCGGAGGAGGATACTCAGGCTTTTTTAGGTATGAAAGACGCCTTTTCCTTGCCTAAAGAAAGGGACGATCAAAAGGCCCTCAGACGAAAAGCCATAGAGGACGCTGCAGTGGTGGCCGCGACGGTTCCCATGGAGAACGCCAACAGGGCTAAGAGGGTTCTGGAGATATATAGGGAGATGGACGGAAAATCCAACCCCAACGCCTCGTCCGATTTCACCGCAGGAATGCTTCTGGCGAAGAGCGCTATCTTAGGCTGTGCATTAAACATAGATGCGAATCTATCCCTGATAAAGGACGAGGGCAAGCTCACTTTCCTGAAAGAAGCATCGGATAGGCTAAAAAGTGTAGTCGAATAAATTAATTAGTCATAGGGAGGTTTTTTGGTTGAGTAAGATTCTGCTTTGTGAGCTGAACGTCAGTGAGGGCACCGATTTAGCTAAAATAGAGAGCATAACCGCGGCTCTTAAGGAGACCCCAGGGATCACCGTCATGGACGTGGATTCGGACAAGGACCATAATCGCACGGTTTATACCTGGATAGGGGAGCCGGAGGACGTCCTTAAGGGAGCTATGAACGTCACCGCCAAGGCGGTGGAGCTCATAGACATGGAGATCCATTCGGGAAGCCACCCCCGAATGGGAGCGGTGGACGTCGTCCCCTTCGTGCCCGTTCGCAACGTGGAGAAGGAGGAAGCCCTGTCCATAGCTCGTCGATACGGCAGCTGGCTGGGGTCCATAGGGGTGCCGGTTTATTACTACGAGGACGCCGCTACCAGGCCTGAAAGGGAAAACCTGGTCTCCATCAGAAAGGGCCAGTACGAGGCCCTGCTGGAGAAGATGAAGGACGAGGCCTGGAGGCCCGACGAGGGGCCCTTTGCCTTCGTCCCTAAGAGCGGAGCTACGGTCACGGGGGTCCGCTTCCCCTTGGTT
The uncultured Dethiosulfovibrio sp. genome window above contains:
- a CDS encoding urocanate hydratase, which produces MAGTAEILYDVKAQRGDTLRCKGWRQETILRMLENNMENAEHPEKLIIYGGNGKCARNWESYHAIVKSLKELEDDETLVVQSGMPVAIFKTHKYAPVVVMATTNIMKADWPTFYDLEAKNLTIYAQYTAAPWEYIGTQGVIEGTFETLAAVGIKHYDGSLKNKIYLTAGAGGMGGNQTWAMKMHGGVAIVVDADEKILRRRMDKDYMDVIVYSMDEAIELAKKSVKEGKPLGIGVVGNAADCFEEAYEKGFMPDVMSEMCPCHDPVSYIPSGYSAEEARELRNSDMDSYMEKARDTMVRQLKVMLKYLDKGVPVFEYGTSIRKECVDAGMNKDDAMRLPAFVADYIRPLFCEGRGPFRWTCISGDPADLDRTDKLALELFGDDPIVGRWIRLAHEHLPIEALPARICYMGFGQRKKFALAVNDLIKKGEIKGPVAFSRDNLDSGSIVNPTFESERMKDGGDLISDWPMLNGLLNACGMCDLIAIQANYSMGEAVHTGVTQIADGTDDADIRLEVAMTVDSGIGVIRHAQAGYDIAKDVANGVGKLTKESIKVPLWWEPADKVTFGPDGSDKL
- a CDS encoding AAA family ATPase, whose amino-acid sequence is MRIFFKLIGTPSIFNGSERIDVTLKKTEALLYFLATEGKATREQLSNLLWGDRTEESASNNLRNALYQLRKILSEKVIAADRRSVSLREGSYSSDLDNLDRIEDLTFKDWRNLCDEFLAGFEVPESDEFSLWLSKERTRMKETLINRLKQRLTKAYEESDLEECRRTLKAVLELDPYDEDSCLELMELYFEGGELPKALSLFSSFQAKIAEDLNIKPSSRAEHFVLKITSQKTKKANTIANIKSFFFGRERELEKVIPVISMWREVPVCVSVYGEAGIGKSSFVKQVLSLKRQEKEITLYAKGHDTIKTIPLSSWSRFMEDFSSQVDIAALGIDTVKISLLSGIFPDLLKGRRTTGTLEISHLFSEPNPITLGHILGEMLSTAFKDRHISLVLEDIQWFDEMSLSLTEGLLDKIPPRMDVYMTSRISEGKKARSLIKQHSSTGSLDLVEIPLHPFSPGETDEFCRHFIKEEDLKSLGKNSIYRDTQGIPLFLVEYIRSFDEQGKRPNKESLWGVIENRCETLSEDQKLFLEILSVFSQGAYLEEISSIISKDPLVTSKTAESLLDMGLLEESSQINGQNSLILFHHAQIKEYIYNSMPKFKKNELHKKAASLLEGYYSRQRWTPQISSQLYHHYEAAGLEEKELSLHLQEMGLHITLNHELFPLLKDEVLRSCSSPFSDRADTETRLEQVRELLHKLNVKGSSDMDLLRMEASYLELKGGYMVAWGQYREGRNIINRALRLTGERGYDDLGLLCLKHLCYHGVQTDNHKLIEPFAREMIHKSKRMNMDHYLGTALRFSGVARQLMGDFDAAERIYLRSIEVFEGLSEVGRPYTLGLLAAWNYRGELLHWQGKFDEALDYFDHCVSICEKEGFIWGLALFHSNAANVALDLGRLELMASHVDKAIDLFERCQGGRSGSMLYSLKAISDTGKGNLEQALKAIQRGEKLSAPIMKRSWMSIQLLAKACMAKEMEHNSHAKKIWGAFLTEGYKSYGEQASEMFKSLHQEERIALSRHGILR
- the hutI gene encoding imidazolonepropionase, whose amino-acid sequence is MKKNADLFVLNAKQLIRYSNSKGDSLEVLENGALAIKDGRILAIGDTEEIRGAFALDEGVVVDASGKVVVPGFVDCHTHLVFAGSRVDEYSGRIQGWSSEEFKKRGIKTGIMATVDLTRDATKEGLFDQSSDRLKNMILAGTTTVESKSGYGLSLESELAMLEVNRMLREAFPVRVVSTFLGAHGWPEDIPKKSYMELLKKEMIPAVSERELANFCDIWCDDGHYTAEECREILEAGLRHGLRPKIHTGAYSYIGGADLAAEMSMVSADHLNYTPRAALKKLAQADVVGVLLPGIDFAVDHPNPFDPGPMVEEGLSLALATNCCPGCWCESMQFIMSLACRRHRLSPGMALKAATLGGAMALGLDDEIGSIEVGKVADLQIWGVSRFEDVVYRLGGNVVDKVIKDGRVIVDRGILL
- a CDS encoding cyclodeaminase/cyclohydrolase family protein codes for the protein MSLYSVLDDVMDSNNFTVGGGSASAIAGSMAAGLISMVSRLSIGKDYGLDDQRYEEISKELDQLCKDLASGSEEDTQAFLGMKDAFSLPKERDDQKALRRKAIEDAAVVAATVPMENANRAKRVLEIYREMDGKSNPNASSDFTAGMLLAKSAILGCALNIDANLSLIKDEGKLTFLKEASDRLKSVVE
- the ftcD gene encoding glutamate formimidoyltransferase; this encodes MSKILLCELNVSEGTDLAKIESITAALKETPGITVMDVDSDKDHNRTVYTWIGEPEDVLKGAMNVTAKAVELIDMEIHSGSHPRMGAVDVVPFVPVRNVEKEEALSIARRYGSWLGSIGVPVYYYEDAATRPERENLVSIRKGQYEALLEKMKDEAWRPDEGPFAFVPKSGATVTGVRFPLVAYNVNLRTTDLGIAKAIANRMRFAGGGLRFVRAIGLPLEDKGMVQVSMNLTNYEQTPIPMVYFLIKALADTYGVAIAEAELVGPVPLAALKDVVAMCLQVRDFDIGQVIETNLLG